Proteins encoded by one window of Azospirillum brasilense:
- a CDS encoding D-isomer specific 2-hydroxyacid dehydrogenase family protein, with amino-acid sequence MAGRSPVVLNQIGALVGERIAAHPSRPTVLRHEDGRPPWDIPDGVEVLLTRPLIGWDAAPAARPAGWARGLRWIQSASTGMDVYPPWLLDGAPLVTCARGVSAVPIAEYALAAVLAFEKRLDAVRLRGPEDWRRETLGGLSGRRLGLAGFGAIGRAVAERARAFGMSVGAVRRSGWAGSETGPEVEPFDRLEDLIAVSDHLVLALPLTAATRGVVGADLLARAKPGLHLVNVARGALVDQEALLAAIEAGRIAGATLDVTEPEPLPAGHPFYRHPAIRLTPHLSWSAPDVEPRLAERILANLDAYARGEPLRDVVNVQAGY; translated from the coding sequence GTGGCGGGCCGATCGCCGGTCGTCCTCAATCAGATCGGCGCCCTGGTGGGAGAGCGGATCGCCGCTCACCCGTCGCGTCCGACGGTGCTGCGGCACGAGGACGGCCGGCCGCCCTGGGACATCCCGGACGGGGTGGAGGTGCTGCTGACGCGCCCGCTGATCGGCTGGGACGCGGCGCCCGCCGCACGCCCCGCCGGCTGGGCGCGGGGGCTGCGCTGGATACAGTCGGCCTCCACCGGCATGGACGTCTACCCGCCCTGGCTGCTGGACGGGGCGCCGCTGGTCACCTGCGCCCGCGGCGTCTCCGCAGTGCCCATCGCCGAATATGCGCTGGCCGCCGTGCTGGCCTTCGAGAAGCGGCTCGACGCCGTGCGCCTGCGCGGACCGGAGGACTGGCGGCGGGAGACGCTGGGCGGCCTGTCGGGCCGGCGGCTGGGGCTGGCCGGTTTCGGCGCCATCGGGCGGGCGGTGGCGGAGCGGGCGCGAGCCTTCGGTATGTCCGTCGGCGCCGTGCGCCGGTCCGGCTGGGCCGGGTCGGAGACGGGGCCGGAGGTGGAGCCCTTCGACCGGCTCGAAGACCTCATCGCGGTCAGCGACCATCTGGTGCTGGCCCTGCCGCTGACCGCCGCCACCCGCGGCGTGGTCGGTGCGGACCTGCTGGCGCGGGCCAAGCCGGGGCTGCATCTGGTCAACGTCGCGCGCGGCGCGCTGGTCGATCAGGAGGCGCTGCTCGCCGCCATCGAGGCGGGGCGGATCGCCGGGGCCACCCTGGACGTGACCGAGCCCGAACCACTGCCCGCCGGCCACCCTTTCTACCGCCATCCGGCGATCCGCCTGACGCCGCATCTGTCCTGGTCCGCCCCGGACGTGGAGCCGCGGCTGGCCGAGCGAATCCTGGCCAACCTGGACGCCTACGCGCGCGGCGAGCCGCTGCGCGACGTGGTGAACGTCCAGGCCGGCTACTGA
- a CDS encoding LLM class flavin-dependent oxidoreductase, whose translation MTVSPTASVTASAHPLRFVGFVGNHNASEIIPRQGPVVDRDYIETVAKAHELGGFDAVLQAFHSDAPDSLQVSQHITSVTDRLGVLIAHRPGFQAPTILARQFATLDQLSRGRVAINVITGAERSELARDGNSVDDKDDRYARTSEFLDIVRAEWTSGTPFDYAGKYYRVEQAFSQVKPYNASGIPVWIAGASQAAIDVAGRHADTFALWGETHEQVRELLGRVRAAVAKAGRPQPAFSLSLRPILADTEEAAWAKADAIHQKAKALLDKTGFRRGDLPNNEGARRLIAIADAAADKGHRHDKRLWTAIAGLTGAKGNSTSLVGTPDQVADALLDYYDLGITTFLIRGFDPLPDAISYGRELLPRVRQLVAERRQAQAAAAE comes from the coding sequence ATGACCGTTTCACCCACCGCATCCGTTACCGCTTCCGCCCACCCGCTGCGCTTCGTCGGCTTCGTCGGCAACCACAATGCGTCGGAGATCATTCCGCGCCAGGGGCCGGTGGTCGACCGCGACTACATCGAGACGGTCGCCAAGGCCCATGAGCTGGGCGGCTTCGACGCGGTGCTCCAGGCCTTCCATTCCGACGCGCCGGACAGCCTCCAGGTCAGCCAGCACATCACCAGCGTGACCGACCGGCTGGGCGTGCTGATCGCCCACCGCCCCGGCTTCCAGGCGCCGACCATCCTGGCCCGCCAGTTCGCCACGCTCGACCAGCTGAGCCGGGGCCGGGTCGCCATCAACGTCATCACCGGGGCCGAGCGCAGCGAGCTGGCGCGCGACGGCAACAGCGTGGACGACAAGGACGACCGCTACGCCCGCACGTCGGAGTTCCTCGACATCGTGCGCGCCGAATGGACCAGCGGGACGCCCTTCGACTACGCGGGCAAGTACTACCGCGTCGAGCAGGCCTTCTCGCAGGTGAAGCCCTACAACGCCTCGGGCATCCCGGTGTGGATCGCCGGCGCTTCGCAGGCCGCCATCGACGTCGCGGGGCGCCACGCCGACACCTTCGCCCTGTGGGGCGAGACCCACGAGCAGGTGCGCGAACTGCTGGGCCGCGTGCGCGCCGCCGTCGCCAAGGCGGGCCGTCCGCAGCCGGCCTTCAGCCTGTCGCTGCGCCCGATCCTGGCCGACACCGAGGAGGCCGCCTGGGCCAAGGCCGACGCCATCCACCAGAAGGCCAAGGCGCTGCTGGACAAGACCGGTTTCCGCCGCGGCGATCTGCCCAACAACGAGGGCGCCCGCCGCCTGATCGCCATCGCCGATGCCGCCGCCGACAAGGGCCACCGCCACGACAAGCGGCTGTGGACCGCCATCGCCGGCCTGACCGGGGCCAAGGGCAACTCCACCTCGCTGGTCGGCACGCCGGATCAGGTGGCCGACGCGCTGCTGGACTATTACGACCTCGGCATCACCACCTTCCTGATCCGCGGCTTCGACCCGCTGCCCGACGCCATCTCCTATGGCCGGGAGCTGCTGCCCCGCGTCCGCCAGCTGGTGGCCGAGCGCAGGCAGGCCCAAGCCGCCGCGGCGGAGTGA